The following are encoded together in the Oncorhynchus nerka isolate Pitt River linkage group LG23, Oner_Uvic_2.0, whole genome shotgun sequence genome:
- the LOC115106851 gene encoding sodium- and chloride-dependent GABA transporter 2-like, translating into MNVQAGLSNGKNSSRLKDLVPVPQPQSEEKMQERGQWSNKLEFILSVMGSIIGLGNMWRFPYLCYKNGGGAFLIPYLIFLFTCGIPVFFLETALGQYTSEGGITCWRKISPLFEGLGYGTQIIVALLNSYYIVVLAWGIFYLSFSFSWELPWSSCNNTWNTENCVEFQRRNDSVNYTLPENSTSPVIEFWERRALRLSSGIDHMGSLNWDLAFCLAIAWVLCYFCIWKGVKSTGKVVYFTATFPYLMLIVLLIRGVTLPGADLGIKFYLYPDLSRLADPQVWMDAGTQIFFSYAICLGSLIALGSYNKYNNNCYKDCLALCFLNSGTSFVAGFAIFSILGFMAYEQNVPISEVAESGPGLAFIAYPRAVAMMPFSSLWAVFFFIMIILLGLDSQFVCVESLTTAMVDMYPEVFRRKNRRELFLALVAFISFLMGLVMLMEGGLYVFQLMDYYAASGMCLLFMAIFETVSIAWVYGVDRFYDNIEDMIGYRPGPYIKYCWLYVTPATCVATFAFSLIKYTPLKYNNEYVYPWWGYVIGWLLALASMVCIPFWMIYKLSTTEGTFRERIHILLQPSNDLPKSKREQERMLATFDPKGEGGMEPVGVPIKDGYLPVGVKDSNC; encoded by the exons ATGAATG TTCAAGCGGGCCTCTCAAATGGCAAGAACAGCAGCAGGTTGAAGGACCTGGTCCCTGTCCCTCAGCCCCAGTCAGAGGAGAAGATGCAGGAGAGGGGCCAATGGAGCAACAAACTGGAGTTCATCCTGTCTGTGATGGGATCCATCATCGGCCTGGGGAACATGTGGCGCTTTCCTTACCTCTGCTACAAGAACGGAGGAG GTGCATTTCTCATCCCCTACCTGATCTTCCTGTTCACCTGTGGCATACCTGTGTTCTTCCTGGAGACTGCTCTGGGCCAGTACACCAGCGAGGGAGGCATCACCTGCTGGAGGAAGATCAGTCCACTCTTTGAGG GTCTTGGCTATGGCACCCAGATCATTGTGGCTCTGCTGAACTCCTACTACATTGTGGTTCTGGCTTGGGGAATCTTCTacctgtctttctccttctcctggGAACTCCCTTGGTCCTCCTGTAACAACACCTGGAATACAG AAAATTGCGTGGAGTTTCAGAGGAGGAACGATTCTGTCAACTACACTCTGCCCGAAAACTCCACATCCCCCGTCATTGAATTCTGGGA GAGAAGAGCCTTGAGGCTGTCGTCTGGCATCGACCACATGGGCTCTCTTAACTGGGACCTGGCCTTCTGTCTGGCCATCGCCTGGGTCTTGTGTTACTTCTGCATCTGGAAAGGGGTCAAATCCACTGGGAAG GTGGTGTACTTCACAGCTACCTTTCCCTACCTGATGCTAATAGTTCTGCTGATTCGTGGCGTCACTTTACCTGGAGCGGACCTAGGGATCAAGTTCTACCTTTACCCTGACCTGTCAAGACTAGCAGACCCTCAG GTATGGATGGATGCAGGCACCCAGATCTTCTTCTCCTATGCAATCTGTCTAGGCTCCCTCATAGCATTGGGGAGTTACAACAAGTACAACAACAACTGCTACAA AGACTGCCTGGCCCTGTGCTTCCTGAACAGTGGGACAAGCTTTGTGGCAGGCTTTGCCATCTTCTCCATCCTGGGTTTCATGGCTTATGAACAGAATGTCCCCATCTCAGAGGTAGCAgagtctg GTCCTGGCCTGGCCTTCATTGCATACCCTCGTGCTGTGGCCATGATGCCGTTTTCTTCACTATGGGCCGTCTTCTTCTTTATCATGATCATCCTGCTAGGGTTGGACAGTCAA tttgtgtgtgtagaGAGCTTGACAACGGCCATGGTGGACATGTATCCCGAGGTGTTTCGTCGTAAGAACCGCAGGGAGCTCTTTCTGGCTTTAGTGGCCTTCATCTCCTTCCTCATGGGCCTGGTCATGTTGATGGAG GGTGGGTTATATGTATTCCAGCTGATGGACTACTATGCTGCTAGTGGCATGTGTCTTCTCTTCATGGCCATCTTTGAGACGGTCTCCATCGCATGGGTCTATG GTGTCGACCGCTTCTATGATAACATCGAAGACATGATTGGCTACCGTCCAGGACCTTACATTAAATACTGCTGGCTGTATGTCACCCCAGCCACATGCGTT GCAACCTTTGCATTCTCCCTCATCAAGTACACCCCTCTGAAGTACAACAATGAGTATGTGTACCCCTGGTGGGGCTATGTGATAGGCTGGCTCCTGGCTCTTGCCTCCATGGTCTGCATCCCTTTCTGGATGATCTACAAACTGTCCACCACAGAAGGAACGTTCAGAGAG CGCATTCACATCCTCCTCCAGCCCTCTAACGACCTACCCAAATccaagagagaacaggagaggatgcTGGCCACCTTTGACCCCAAGGGCGAGGGAGGCATGGAGCCAGTAGGGGTACCAATCAAAGATGGCTACCTCCCAGTGGGGGTGAAGGACTCAAACTGCTAA